The following nucleotide sequence is from candidate division KSB1 bacterium.
ATTTGGGGGCGGCACATCGTGACCGGGACGGTAGCTGCAAGTACAGAGAACGGACCAGCTCGTAGAGGCGCGTGGCGAAGGAGATAACCTGTGGCTCCTCGTACCCACTGCCCTGGTAGTACTGAGGTGGTCCAATCGAGATCATTCTTTGGTACGGATGAATGGCGACTGGTACTACCGGCAGGCGCACGCCTGTGCGGTCACGGTACATCTGGCAAAGGTGGACGAAGCCGAGCTTGAAGGGATACATGTTTGTCTCTGGGTCCATGACCAGGGCGGGGTCCTCCGGGAAGATGACGATGTGCGCGCCCCGCATCAGGAGAAACAGGCTGCGACGGAAGGCAGCGCCGGTCCAGGTGCTGTGCAATTCCACTGGGATGCAGCCAATCCCCCTGAGCAGCGGCACGGTGACGGTGGTGATGAGCTTGGCCAGGGCGCGCCCAGTCCATCCCTCGAGATGGAGGGTGGGACGGACGAATTGCTGATAGAGGTACGCGGGTGAACGCCGGCAATCGGTGAGGTCGGCTATCACCCAGGGGTGGAAGCGCAGTGGGAGGGAGAAAAAGAGCATCACCGGTCCAATACTGCCCACATGATTAGCTACTATCAGCGAGGGGCCGCCTTTAGGAAGGTTGGTCCCGCCCAGCACGTCATAGCGGAAGAAAAGGCGCAGGAGGCGCAGGCTTTTGTAGAGGGTGTCCGACAAGCAGGGTCCTTTCACTGTCAGCCTGGCTTGGTCGACCTTGGCAGGGTCGCACTGCCGTCCGCCGTTATTGGCGCTCATATCATAGCAAAAAAAGAGGACAGA
It contains:
- a CDS encoding 1-acyl-sn-glycerol-3-phosphate acyltransferase, which gives rise to MKGPCLSDTLYKSLRLLRLFFRYDVLGGTNLPKGGPSLIVANHVGSIGPVMLFFSLPLRFHPWVIADLTDCRRSPAYLYQQFVRPTLHLEGWTGRALAKLITTVTVPLLRGIGCIPVELHSTWTGAAFRRSLFLLMRGAHIVIFPEDPALVMDPETNMYPFKLGFVHLCQMYRDRTGVRLPVVPVAIHPYQRMISIGPPQYYQGSGYEEPQVISFATRLYELVRSLYLQLPSRSRCAAPK